A part of Aspergillus flavus chromosome 1, complete sequence genomic DNA contains:
- a CDS encoding putative alpha-1,3-glucanase: protein MQLLLLVVLLVGACPAQAKAVFAHFMLGNSDNYTKANWEQDISAAKEAHIDAFAINTGFGLSIHRMLTDAFAAADELDFKLFLSLDYSGDGHWPQDQVIDYLKDFTKLPAYFKTDDDKPLVSTFEGDQAVGDWKNIKDKVDCFFIPEWSALRPEKAISYEQVDGLMSWTAWPNGTDPMTTETDKEYLDALNGKPYIMPVSPWFYTNLVRYHKNWVWQGDDLWYTRWQQVLELEPEYVEILTWNDYGESHYIGPIHQSGLAVFDYGQAPFDYAKGMPHDGWRSFLPYVIDLYKNGGKDADIKDEGLVSWYRVNPASACSSGKTTGNTETQAQQTLEPQEVLQDKVFFSALLESSADISVTIDGKARAASWVDTPDGGKGIYHGSIPIDNQTGAVVVTLTRDNELLAEIDGHPITSDCVKNMTNWNAWVGNATSTGPKPSSPSGSSEQDSSSNRLVSSGILPVAVMWTLFFALV from the exons ATGCAGCTTTTGTTACTGGTAGTTTTGTTGGTTGGTGCCTGCCCGGCGCAGGCAAAGGCTGTATTTGCCCACTTTATG TTAGGGAATAGTGACAACTACACCAAGGCCAACTGGGAGCAAGACATCTCGGCGGCTAAGGAGGCACACATCGATGCTTTTGCGATCAACACAGGGTTTGGCCTATCAATTCATCGAATGCTGACCGATGCATTCGCAGCTGCGGATGAACTGGACTTCAAGCTATTTCTGTCCTTGGACTACTCAGGAGATGGACACTGGCCGCAGGACCAAGTAATAGACTACCTCAAGGACTTCACAAAGCTACCAGCCTACTTCAAAACTGATGACGACAAACCCCTTGTCTCCACTTTCGAAGGGGACCAAGCTGTTGGCGATTGGAAGAACATCAAGGATAAGGTAGACTGCTTCTTTATCCCGGAATGGTCCGCGCTACGTCCGGAAAAAGCAATCTCCTACGAGCAAGTCGACGGTCTGATGAGCTGGACGGCCTGGCCAAATGGCACCGACCCAATGACCACCGAGACCGACAAAGAGTATCTGGACGCTCTCAACGGGAAACCGTACATCATGCCTGTCTCGCCATGGTTCTACACCAATCTGGTTAGGTACCATAAGAATTGGGTGTGGCAGGGCGATGACCTCTGGTACACCCGCTGGCAGCAGGTTCTCGAGCTCGAACCAGAGTATGTTGAAATTCTCACCTGGAATGATTATGGCGAGTCGCACTACATTGGCCCGATCCACCAGAGTGGCCTTGCAGTCTTCGACTACGGACAGGCACCGTTCGACTATGCCAAGGGCATGCCCCATGACGGGTGGCGGAGCTTCCTGCCATACGTTATCGACCTCTACAAGAATGGAGGCAAGGATGCTGACATCAAAGATGAGGGCCTTGTCAGTTGGTACCGAGTTAATCCCGCGTCCGCGTGTTCCTCGGGCAAGACCACAGGAAACACAGAGACCCAGGCGCAGCAGACACTGGAACCCCAGGAGGTGCTCCAGGATaaggttttcttttccgcGCTGCTGGAGTCTTCTGCGGACATCTCTGTCACTATCGACGGGAAAGCTCGGGCCGCGAGCTGGGTAGATACGCCGGATGGAGGGAAGGGGATTTACCACGGCAGCATCCCCATCGACAACCAGACCGGGGCTGTTGTCGTGACCCTCACTCGTGATAATGAGCTGCTAGCCGAGATCGACGGCCATCCCATCACGTCAGACTGCGTTAAAAATATGACCAACTGGAACGCATGGGTCGGAAATGCCACGTCGACGGGTCCTAAACCTTCTTCGCCGTCGGGGTCATCAGAGCAGGACTCCTCGTCTAATCGACTGGTTTCGTCAGGGATCCTCCCGGTTGCTGTGATGTGgactcttttctttgctctgGTATAA
- a CDS encoding pyridoxal phosphate-dependent transferase: MVHLSRVKRGKQAQKPQQEQDQGESAASPYVYGTHYATEELPEHVMSEQEMPADVAFRLIKDELSLDGNPLLNLASFVTTYMEDEAQNLMTDAMSKNFIDFEEYPQTAHIQNRCINMIAHLLNAPTTEGDGELDTIGTSTIGSSEAIMLATLAMKKRWQNKRKAEGKDWTRPNIVMNSAVQVCWEKAARYFDVEEKYVYCTDTRYVIDPKTAVDMVDENTIGICAIMGTTYTGQYEDVKAINDLLKAKNIDCPIHVDAASGGFVAPFVRPELEWDFRLEKVVSINVSGHKYGLVYPGVGWVFWRSPEYLPEELIFNVNYLGSNQATFTLNFSKGASHVIGQYYQLIRLGKHGYRSIMQNLTKTSDYFADELKKLGFLIMSDGNGRGLPLVAFRMKPDDDRLYDEFALAHVLRQRGWIVPAYTMAPHSNQLKLMRVVLREDFTIHRCNILLEDIKAALKSLQEMDAEMIQKYTLHLRAHSAKKLPQQHAHYKNEKHSLQGKTGKTHGVC; the protein is encoded by the exons ATGGTCCACTTATCGAGAGTGAAAAGGGGCAAACAAGCCCAAAAGCCTCAACAGGAACAAGATCAAGGAGAAAGCGCAGCTAGTCCGTACGTGTATGGAACACACTATGCCACCGAAGAGCTGCCGGAGCATGTCATGTCTGAACAGGAGATGCCCGCAGATGTGGCTTTCCGGTTGATCAAGGATGAATTGAGTTTGGATGGAAACCCTCTGCTCAA TCTGGCGAGTTTTGTTACGACTTATATG GAAGATGAAGCGCAAAACCTCATGACCGATGCGATGAGCAAGAATTTCATCGATTTCGAAGAATACCCACAGACCGCACACATTCAGAACCGCTGTATTAATATGATCGCACATTTGCTGAACGCGCCGACCACCGAAGGGGACGGCGAACTGGATACCATCGGGACGTCTACGATCGGATCGTCGGAAGCGATTATGCTCGCGACACTGGCAATGAAAAAACGCTGGCAGAACAAGCGCAAGGCAGAGGGAAAAGACTGGACGCGTCCGAATATCGTCATGAATAGTGCGGTGCAGGTTTGTTGGGAAAAAGCAGCAAGGTACTTTGACGTCGAAGAGAAGTACGTCTACTGCACGGATACACGATATGTGATAGACCCGAAGACTGCAGTGGATATGGTGGATGAAAATACGATCGGCATTTGTGCAATTATGGGCACCACCTACACAGGACAGTACGAAGATGTCAAAGCGATCAATGACTTGctcaaagcaaagaatatcGACTGTCCGATCCACGTCGATGCAGCTAGTGGCGGCTTTGTGGCGCCGTTCGTGAGGCCGGAACTGGAGTGGGATTTCCGACTGGAAAAGGTCGTATCGATTAATGTCTCTGGACATAAATATGGATTG GTCTACCCTGGCGTCGGCTGGGTCTTCTGGCGCTCTCCTGAATATTTACCTGAAGAGCTCATCTTCAACGTTAATTATCTCGGCTCCAACCAGGCCACGTTCACGTTGAACTTTTCAAAGGGGGCCTCCCATGTTATCGGCCAATATTACCAATTGATTCGACTGGGCAAGCATGGATATCGATCTATTATGCAGAACCTGACGAAGACATCGGATTACTTCGCAGATGAGCTAAAGAAGCTTGGATTCTTGATCATGAGCGATGGCAACGGTCGCGGCTTACCACTCGTTGCTTTCAGAATGAAGCCTGATGATGATCGACTCTATGACGAATTCGCTTTGGCTCATGTTCTTCGCCAACGTGGATGGATCGTGCCGGCATATACAATGGCTCCACATAGCAACCAGTTGAAGCTGATGCGTGTTGTCCTCCGAGAGGACTTTACCATCCATCGGTGTAATATCCTGCTGGAGGACATCAAGGCCGCATTGAAGTCATTGCAGGAGATGGATGCCGAGATGATCCAGAAATATACACT GCACCTTAGGGCGCACAGCGCGAAGAAATTGCCACAGCAACATGCACATTACAAAAATGAGAAGCACTCGTTGCAGGGTAAAACTGGGAAGACGCATGGTGTATGCTGA